Proteins encoded together in one Petrotoga sp. 9PWA.NaAc.5.4 window:
- a CDS encoding AAA family ATPase: MFKNPDNPHHSFPDLSYEALKLRKNKNKETNINEDEELTLKKTVQELDEKYKESKYEKYTKEDFLKEVFMDERKYNTLVNLLKMKKNLILQGPPGVGKTFVAKRLAYSIIGEKDTERVTMIQFHQSYSYEDFILGYRPKEDGFELKTGPFYEFCKKASNDPKREYFFIIDEINRGNISKILGELLMLIEKDKRGEEIKLLYTDELFTVPENLYIIGTMNTADRSIAIIDYALRRRFSFIDLKPAFKSDTFKTNIIEKNSNPKFKSLIDKIEELNEEIRKEDSLGEGFQIGHSYFCSNGEPVTNEWLENIVEYEIIPLLKEYWYDNSEKCKKWEEELKGVIK, encoded by the coding sequence ATGTTTAAAAATCCTGATAATCCTCATCACAGTTTTCCAGATTTGTCATATGAAGCATTGAAATTGCGGAAAAATAAAAATAAGGAAACAAACATAAATGAGGACGAAGAATTAACCTTGAAAAAAACTGTACAAGAACTTGACGAAAAATATAAAGAAAGTAAATATGAAAAATATACAAAAGAAGACTTTCTTAAAGAAGTTTTTATGGATGAAAGAAAATACAACACTCTTGTAAATTTATTAAAAATGAAAAAAAATCTCATTTTACAAGGTCCACCAGGTGTTGGGAAAACTTTCGTTGCAAAAAGACTTGCTTATTCTATTATTGGAGAAAAGGATACTGAAAGAGTAACAATGATTCAATTTCATCAAAGCTACAGTTACGAAGATTTTATCTTAGGCTATCGCCCAAAAGAAGACGGTTTTGAACTTAAAACAGGACCTTTTTATGAGTTCTGTAAAAAAGCTAGTAATGATCCTAAAAGAGAATACTTTTTCATAATCGATGAAATAAATAGAGGTAATATAAGCAAGATTCTTGGAGAATTACTTATGCTCATAGAAAAAGATAAAAGAGGGGAAGAGATTAAATTACTTTATACGGATGAATTATTTACTGTTCCCGAAAATTTGTATATAATAGGAACGATGAATACAGCAGACAGAAGCATTGCAATAATTGATTACGCATTAAGAAGAAGATTTTCATTCATTGATCTTAAACCTGCTTTTAAATCAGATACTTTTAAAACTAATATTATAGAAAAAAACAGCAATCCTAAATTTAAATCCCTCATTGACAAAATCGAAGAATTGAACGAGGAAATTCGTAAAGAAGACTCTTTAGGCGAAGGATTTCAAATTGGTCATAGCTACTTTTGCTCTAATGGTGAACCTGTAACAAACGAGTGGTTAGAAAATATTGTTGAATATGAAATAATTCCACTTTTAAAAGAATATTGGTACGATAATTCAGAAAAATGTAAAAAGTGGGAAGAAGAACTAAAAGGTGTTATTAAATAA
- a CDS encoding ATP-binding protein, whose amino-acid sequence AILDRLLHHSHVIAIKGESYRLKEKLDLFSNVSNS is encoded by the coding sequence AGCTATTTTAGACAGACTTTTGCACCATTCACATGTGATTGCAATAAAAGGAGAATCTTACAGATTAAAAGAAAAACTGGATTTGTTTTCAAACGTTTCTAATTCTTAA
- the mcrC gene encoding 5-methylcytosine-specific restriction endonuclease system specificity protein McrC, whose amino-acid sequence MIKIQNIYYMLCYAFEVLKKDSYKKLETEDFENAADLFAEILALGIAEQIKKGIIKDYEIRIEETSYLRGKIDISSSIKQQSMLRSKMVCVYDEFTENTYLNQILKTTMNLLIRNPDVEAKQKQSLKKLICYFNKIDEIDPYKIQWSRLTYHRNNATYEMLLNICYLIINGLLMTEEKGTKKLAKYLDDQRMSKLFEKFVLNYYRKHYRELDPSSTIIKWDTDNEDTEFLPMMKTDVMLKGKERILIIDTKYYSKTMQKNVLYDAQTIRSNNLYQIYAYVKNADKTNSGNVSGLLLYAKTDEDIDLNKDYIIGGNRISVKTLDLNTNFREIEKQLNKIVEELELLKNR is encoded by the coding sequence ATGATTAAGATTCAAAATATTTACTACATGTTGTGTTATGCTTTTGAAGTTTTGAAAAAAGATTCATACAAAAAACTTGAAACTGAGGATTTTGAAAATGCAGCAGATTTATTTGCTGAAATTTTAGCTTTAGGAATTGCTGAACAAATTAAAAAAGGCATTATCAAAGATTATGAAATTAGAATCGAAGAGACAAGTTATCTAAGAGGAAAAATTGATATCTCTTCTTCTATTAAGCAGCAATCAATGTTACGTTCAAAAATGGTTTGTGTCTATGACGAGTTTACTGAAAATACTTATCTGAATCAAATTTTAAAAACAACCATGAACTTGTTGATTCGAAATCCTGATGTTGAAGCAAAACAAAAGCAATCTTTAAAAAAACTGATTTGTTACTTTAACAAAATAGATGAAATAGATCCTTACAAAATACAGTGGTCACGTTTAACTTATCACAGAAACAATGCAACGTATGAGATGTTGCTGAATATCTGTTATTTAATTATCAACGGATTACTGATGACAGAAGAAAAAGGAACCAAAAAGTTGGCAAAATATTTAGACGATCAGCGCATGAGCAAACTTTTTGAGAAATTTGTTCTCAATTATTATCGTAAACATTATCGAGAACTTGATCCCAGTTCCACCATTATCAAGTGGGACACAGATAATGAAGACACAGAATTTTTACCGATGATGAAAACTGACGTCATGCTTAAAGGAAAAGAGAGAATTTTAATTATCGATACAAAATATTATTCTAAAACCATGCAAAAAAATGTATTATACGACGCTCAAACGATTCGATCGAATAACTTGTATCAAATTTACGCTTACGTAAAAAATGCAGATAAAACAAATTCAGGAAACGTAAGTGGTCTACTATTGTATGCCAAAACTGATGAAGATATTGATTTAAATAAAGATTACATCATTGGAGGTAATCGAATAAGCGTGAAAACTTTGGATTTAAATACAAATTTTAGAGAAATAGAAAAGCAATTAAATAAAATAGTAGAAGAATTAGAACTTTTAAAAAATAGGTAA
- a CDS encoding class I SAM-dependent DNA methyltransferase, producing MQGNELDVKTLENWLWEAACKIRGPIDAPKYKDYILPLVFLKRLSDVFDDEINRLSQKYGSREIVEQLLAQDHNLVRFYLPKKTRWEEIAKQTTNVGEYLTDAVRTIARENSKLQGVVDAVDFNATAAGQRIISDDRLKELIDVLGRYRLGLDDVDADILGRAYEYLLRKFAEGSGQSAGEFYTPGEVAILMSYILNPEPGDEIYDPCCGSGGLLIKSHLRFKEKYGGDSSLEPLKFYGQEILHSTFAIAKMNTFIHDMEAHIALGDTMNRPAFLTPEGSLRKFDLVTANPMWNQNFPPSTYENDPYNRFIFGYPPSSSADWGWIQHMFASLNEKGKMAVVIDTGAVSRGSGNVGKNRERDIRKEFVEGDFVEAVLLLPENLFYNTTAPGVIIVINKSKRDERKGQILLINASKLFKKGRPKNYFPDENIKQISDIYLNWIEEEGISKIITREEAARNDYNLSPSRYVAQNGEDDTLPLEDAIVQLKEAEEERAKADAQLKEILKGLGVEL from the coding sequence ATGCAGGGAAATGAACTTGACGTAAAAACGTTGGAAAACTGGTTATGGGAAGCTGCCTGTAAAATTAGGGGTCCCATCGATGCTCCTAAGTATAAAGATTACATTCTGCCCCTTGTATTTTTAAAAAGGCTCTCGGATGTATTCGATGATGAAATAAATAGACTCTCCCAAAAGTACGGCTCAAGGGAGATTGTTGAACAGTTATTAGCCCAGGACCACAACCTCGTCCGTTTTTATCTCCCTAAAAAGACCAGGTGGGAGGAAATTGCCAAACAGACCACCAATGTTGGAGAATATCTAACCGATGCTGTTCGCACCATCGCCAGAGAAAATTCCAAACTTCAGGGCGTTGTGGATGCAGTAGATTTTAATGCCACTGCTGCAGGACAGAGAATTATCAGCGATGATAGATTAAAAGAGCTCATAGATGTTTTAGGTAGATACCGACTGGGCTTAGATGATGTAGATGCTGACATTTTAGGGCGGGCTTATGAATATCTATTGCGGAAGTTCGCTGAGGGTTCTGGACAAAGCGCCGGAGAATTTTACACCCCCGGAGAAGTTGCTATATTGATGTCTTACATACTGAACCCCGAGCCCGGGGATGAAATATATGATCCCTGCTGTGGCTCGGGAGGTTTACTGATAAAATCTCATTTGCGGTTTAAAGAGAAATATGGAGGGGATTCTTCTCTTGAACCTCTAAAATTTTATGGCCAAGAGATACTACATTCCACATTTGCCATAGCCAAGATGAATACTTTTATTCACGATATGGAAGCTCATATTGCTCTCGGGGATACAATGAATAGGCCTGCATTTTTAACGCCAGAAGGGTCGCTCAGAAAATTCGACCTCGTTACTGCCAACCCGATGTGGAACCAGAATTTTCCTCCCTCTACTTATGAGAATGACCCATACAATCGCTTCATTTTTGGTTATCCTCCTTCCAGCAGTGCAGACTGGGGCTGGATTCAGCATATGTTTGCATCTTTGAATGAAAAAGGTAAAATGGCGGTAGTAATCGATACCGGTGCAGTTTCCCGGGGTAGCGGGAATGTGGGAAAGAATAGGGAAAGGGATATAAGAAAGGAGTTTGTCGAAGGAGATTTTGTAGAAGCTGTTTTATTGCTGCCAGAAAATCTGTTTTATAACACAACCGCACCAGGAGTTATCATAGTAATTAACAAATCTAAGCGAGACGAGAGAAAAGGGCAGATATTGCTCATCAACGCTTCTAAACTGTTTAAAAAAGGTAGACCCAAAAATTACTTCCCCGATGAGAACATAAAGCAAATTTCTGATATATATCTTAACTGGATAGAGGAAGAAGGTATAAGCAAAATCATCACCCGAGAAGAGGCAGCCAGAAATGATTATAACTTGAGTCCTTCTCGCTATGTTGCTCAAAATGGTGAAGATGATACCCTACCTTTAGAAGATGCCATTGTCCAGTTAAAAGAGGCAGAAGAAGAAAGAGCAAAAGCAGATGCCCAACTAAAGGAAATACTAAAAGGGTTGGGGGTGGAGCTTTAA